The following are from one region of the Blastocatellia bacterium genome:
- a CDS encoding VWA domain-containing protein: protein MLKRLLTIFIILLSLSINLIPVPNTNAQSGKVRPKDKDKNQEEIIDQKGDAIKIDAALTNVEVTVTDKKSGGIYQGLKAGNFAVYEDGVLQQITNFAALEAPITLVMVLEYSRQISIIRNEIINPAGQFVTSFVQPKDQIAIVAYDARPAVLNDFTDNPGQLASSVNLLARNVPALNDSNLYDALKFVIEGGKLDKVEYGGVQEIPGRVAILLVSSGFDTFSKITYDKALKLVQNAGIPIYSIGIGNLFFKLYEARMSDEQRLGFYQAANQLRSFSELTGGRYFPVTFQGEIPTTLKSISFLLRSQYSIGYSPTNTRKEGKKRKVEVHVDIDGDAKRDDQKLVIQYRKVYTEPKN from the coding sequence ATGCTAAAAAGACTGCTTACTATCTTTATCATTTTACTATCTTTATCTATTAATTTAATCCCTGTCCCAAATACTAATGCTCAATCTGGCAAAGTTCGTCCAAAAGACAAAGACAAAAACCAAGAAGAGATTATTGATCAAAAAGGCGATGCTATAAAGATTGATGCTGCTTTAACTAATGTTGAAGTTACTGTAACAGATAAAAAAAGCGGTGGTATTTACCAAGGCTTAAAAGCAGGAAACTTTGCTGTATATGAAGATGGAGTCTTACAACAAATTACTAACTTTGCTGCTCTTGAAGCACCTATAACTTTAGTAATGGTACTAGAATACAGCCGTCAAATTAGCATAATTCGTAATGAAATAATTAACCCAGCAGGTCAATTTGTTACTAGTTTTGTACAACCAAAAGATCAAATTGCTATAGTTGCTTATGATGCTCGTCCTGCTGTACTTAATGACTTTACAGATAACCCTGGGCAACTTGCTAGTTCCGTTAACCTACTAGCTCGTAATGTTCCTGCTCTTAATGATAGTAATCTTTATGATGCTCTTAAATTTGTTATTGAAGGTGGCAAATTAGATAAGGTTGAATATGGTGGGGTGCAAGAAATTCCAGGACGTGTAGCCATTCTTTTAGTTAGTTCTGGCTTTGATACATTTAGCAAAATCACTTATGACAAAGCTCTAAAACTAGTACAAAATGCTGGCATTCCAATTTATTCAATAGGAATTGGAAATTTGTTTTTTAAGCTTTATGAAGCAAGAATGTCAGACGAACAAAGATTAGGTTTTTATCAAGCAGCTAATCAATTAAGGTCTTTTTCAGAACTTACTGGTGGACGTTATTTTCCTGTTACTTTTCAAGGTGAAATACCCACTACACTAAAATCTATTTCATTTCTACTACGTAGCCAATATAGCATAGGCTATTCTCCTACTAATACAAGAAAGGAAGGAAAAAAACGTAAAGTAGAAGTACATGTTGATATTGACGGTGATGCTAAACGAGATGATCAAAAATTAGTAATTCAGTACCGTAAAGTTTATACAGAGCCTAAAAATTAA
- the codA gene encoding cytosine deaminase: protein MDLILRNCLLRANLSLVDIAINNGFIEEIAPNLSNKASQEIDLAGAIVLPPFSDPHVHLDAVLTAGTPRHNQSGTLLEGIQIWSERKKNLTFSDVYQRAVEAIKWSIAQGTLNIRTHVDTCDESLTALRALLQVKTDLKDYVNLQIVAFPQEGVLCYPKGVELLEEALQLGADCVGGIPHFEWTKEDGIKELEIVFQLATKYNCFVDIHCDETDDDESRFLEHVVALAKRHKIGKRVVAGHTTAMHSYNNAYAFKLIRLLAQSEVSIIANPLDNSILQGRFDTYPKRRGLTRVKELLAAGVNVGIGHDSIMDPWYPLGRAQMLQAAFVLLHMCQMSGRDEQSAILDMITFSNARALALDNYGIAIGNKADLVVLNAYSEFDILRLLPTALLVIKNGQVIAETPKVETKIHIKNLTEEINFTFLAEK from the coding sequence ATGGATTTAATTTTACGTAATTGCTTATTAAGAGCTAATTTATCACTTGTTGATATTGCTATAAATAATGGTTTTATTGAAGAAATTGCACCAAATCTATCTAATAAAGCTAGTCAAGAAATAGATTTAGCAGGCGCAATTGTTTTACCTCCTTTTTCTGATCCACATGTGCATTTAGATGCTGTACTTACAGCCGGAACACCTCGCCATAACCAAAGCGGAACGCTACTTGAAGGTATTCAAATCTGGAGTGAAAGAAAAAAAAATCTAACTTTTTCCGATGTCTATCAACGTGCTGTAGAAGCAATAAAATGGTCAATTGCTCAAGGAACGCTAAACATCCGAACACATGTTGATACTTGTGATGAAAGCCTAACAGCATTAAGAGCCTTACTTCAAGTAAAGACTGACTTAAAAGACTATGTAAATTTACAAATAGTTGCTTTTCCTCAAGAAGGGGTACTTTGTTATCCAAAAGGCGTAGAATTACTAGAAGAAGCCTTGCAACTTGGTGCTGATTGTGTTGGGGGCATACCACATTTTGAATGGACAAAAGAGGATGGAATAAAAGAACTAGAAATAGTTTTCCAGCTAGCAACTAAATATAACTGCTTTGTTGATATTCATTGTGATGAAACTGATGATGATGAGTCTCGATTTTTAGAACATGTTGTTGCTTTGGCTAAACGCCATAAAATAGGAAAACGGGTTGTTGCTGGGCATACTACAGCAATGCACTCTTATAATAATGCTTATGCTTTTAAGCTTATTCGTCTTCTAGCACAAAGCGAAGTTTCCATTATTGCTAACCCGCTAGATAACTCAATTTTACAAGGTAGGTTTGATACTTATCCTAAACGTAGGGGTTTAACTAGAGTAAAAGAATTACTTGCAGCAGGGGTTAATGTTGGAATTGGTCATGATTCAATAATGGATCCTTGGTATCCACTTGGCCGAGCGCAAATGCTACAAGCTGCTTTTGTTTTGCTACATATGTGCCAAATGAGTGGAAGAGATGAACAAAGCGCGATTTTAGATATGATTACTTTTAGCAATGCTCGTGCTTTAGCTCTTGATAATTATGGTATAGCAATTGGAAATAAGGCAGATTTGGTAGTACTAAATGCTTATAGTGAATTTGATATTTTAAGGTTATTACCTACAGCACTTTTGGTAATTAAAAATGGTCAAGTTATTGCTGAAACACCTAAAGTAGAAACAAAAATACATATCAAAAACTTAACGGAAGAAATAAATTTTACTTTTCTAGCTGAGAAATAA
- a CDS encoding tetratricopeptide repeat protein — MLFTLIVRLGNTVVFAQQDTNLKSNAANSVANDITTSLAPLESNKKLAPTELVERTRQAVDLRIKWRLSEAESLWHEVLRYDNNNLEALISLAEIERTKLNYKQAMLYLKQASQIPPEMFFSPSQLLTAYGTLHLTLEDADKAQEYFLNARKYSSNYYGAILGQAGVALLKRDYLKAEELLQNLISSEPDRIEARVLLARVYLEQNRNQLAAQEAQKVLDVDKYNVEAMAALCAVRVAEKKPEAVRKLAKNILELNPYNSGVRRLLSQYLNSRKGAIRLSAEGQALITSADNLKEAGKYREAANLYQKVVLLDSKSVRALLGLGACELSLGNHLKTAKIAAETLELDPDNALAHLQLSLAYNGLHEKARIEVGATDWREYYQTPASSLPYLADVFVNYNRLSRTEQQVIEQAVLPFAHYLAELKHKGAKHYLLAVDKKLSDVIGYESLDNRITFDGRYYASVRGVGGLVTVSGIEYLDVAMRGGFNTIAHEFAHQVHTSVLSSEVNEQIRKLYQTAVKSGKVLDYYAASNEWEYFAQGYEAYVSDFKRPNVGVTARHTRKELLDLDPDLYNFLEELIGKKNNLKIAASN, encoded by the coding sequence TTGTTGTTTACTCTGATTGTTAGACTAGGAAACACTGTAGTATTTGCCCAACAGGATACTAACTTAAAAAGCAATGCCGCTAATAGCGTTGCTAATGATATAACAACCTCTCTTGCCCCCTTGGAGAGTAATAAAAAATTAGCTCCTACAGAGCTAGTTGAGCGTACTCGCCAAGCAGTTGATTTGCGTATCAAATGGCGGCTTAGTGAGGCTGAAAGCCTTTGGCATGAAGTATTAAGATATGATAATAATAATTTAGAAGCTTTAATTAGTTTGGCTGAAATTGAACGCACTAAGTTAAACTATAAGCAAGCAATGCTTTACTTAAAACAAGCTAGCCAAATTCCTCCAGAAATGTTTTTTTCTCCATCTCAACTTCTAACTGCTTATGGAACCCTTCACTTAACTTTAGAGGATGCTGATAAAGCCCAAGAATATTTTCTTAATGCTAGAAAATACTCTTCCAATTATTATGGAGCTATTCTTGGTCAAGCAGGTGTTGCTCTCTTAAAGCGTGATTATCTAAAGGCTGAAGAATTATTACAAAACCTAATTAGTAGCGAACCCGATCGCATAGAAGCCAGGGTATTGCTAGCTAGAGTTTACTTAGAACAGAATCGTAATCAATTAGCTGCTCAAGAAGCACAAAAAGTTTTAGATGTTGATAAATACAACGTTGAAGCTATGGCGGCTTTATGTGCTGTTAGAGTTGCAGAAAAAAAACCAGAAGCTGTTCGTAAGCTAGCAAAAAATATTTTAGAACTAAACCCTTATAATAGTGGAGTTCGCCGTCTGCTTTCTCAATATCTTAATAGTCGAAAAGGCGCAATTAGGCTTTCTGCTGAAGGCCAAGCATTAATTACTAGTGCTGATAACCTAAAAGAAGCAGGAAAATATCGAGAAGCTGCTAACCTTTATCAAAAAGTGGTTTTATTAGATTCTAAATCAGTTCGTGCTTTATTAGGTTTAGGTGCTTGTGAGCTTTCATTAGGCAATCATCTAAAAACAGCAAAAATAGCAGCAGAAACTTTAGAGCTAGATCCTGACAATGCTTTAGCTCATTTACAACTTTCACTAGCCTACAATGGTTTGCATGAAAAAGCTCGTATTGAAGTAGGTGCAACAGATTGGCGAGAGTACTATCAAACACCTGCTAGTAGTTTACCTTACCTTGCAGATGTTTTTGTTAACTATAATCGTCTCTCTCGTACTGAACAACAAGTTATTGAACAAGCTGTTTTACCTTTTGCCCATTATTTAGCAGAACTAAAACATAAGGGAGCAAAACATTATTTATTAGCTGTAGATAAAAAACTTTCAGATGTTATTGGTTATGAATCCTTAGATAACCGTATTACTTTTGATGGCCGTTATTATGCTAGTGTTAGGGGTGTAGGTGGATTAGTCACCGTTTCTGGGATTGAGTATTTAGATGTAGCAATGAGAGGTGGCTTTAATACCATTGCACATGAATTTGCTCATCAAGTTCATACTTCGGTTTTGTCTAGTGAAGTTAATGAGCAGATCCGCAAACTTTACCAAACAGCCGTTAAATCAGGAAAAGTTTTAGATTATTATGCGGCTTCTAATGAATGGGAATATTTTGCTCAGGGCTATGAAGCTTATGTATCTGACTTTAAGCGTCCAAATGTTGGTGTAACTGCTAGACATACTCGTAAAGAATTACTAGATTTAGATCCAGATCTATATAATTTCTTAGAAGAATTAATTGGAAAAAAGAACAACTTAAAAATAGCAGCCAGTAATTAA
- a CDS encoding zinc ribbon domain-containing protein, which translates to MICPRCGAENQPSAKICRMCATPLESVGSMANASAKPSPYMPNMAMPPMGNVKAAAPATGQHLARRTTLSHL; encoded by the coding sequence ATGATCTGTCCCAGATGTGGAGCGGAAAATCAGCCAAGTGCGAAAATCTGTCGGATGTGTGCCACTCCATTAGAATCTGTTGGTTCAATGGCTAATGCTTCAGCTAAACCTAGTCCTTATATGCCAAATATGGCTATGCCCCCAATGGGCAATGTCAAGGCTGCTGCTCCTGCAACAGGCCAGCACCTGGCCAGGAGAACTACTTTGTCCCACTTGTAA
- a CDS encoding zinc ribbon domain-containing protein, whose translation MSRLLLLQQASTWPGELLCPTCKAVNDATWAYCQQCGSQLHKMGMPKASAPPASPPMPVAPPMPPISNKPAAPVVGSPAVAAPRPMPTPAIDVAPRPTPASSGMVNCPSCSRINTPGSSFCATCGSALIAGEQTVPMQSRGSSPKLRLIQEGGGDGEVYKLDTDETIIGRNNGDIRFPHDGYMSGRHARIIHRGDRFVLVDENSRNGTFKRIDGEVELKAGDIILIGKQLFRFEL comes from the coding sequence ATGTCAAGGCTGCTGCTCCTGCAACAGGCCAGCACCTGGCCAGGAGAACTACTTTGTCCCACTTGTAAAGCTGTAAATGATGCTACTTGGGCTTACTGCCAGCAATGTGGCTCCCAATTACACAAAATGGGAATGCCTAAAGCCTCTGCTCCTCCTGCTTCACCACCCATGCCAGTAGCACCACCAATGCCACCTATTAGTAACAAACCAGCAGCACCTGTTGTGGGATCACCTGCTGTAGCTGCTCCTAGACCTATGCCAACACCAGCTATAGATGTTGCTCCAAGACCAACACCTGCTAGTAGTGGGATGGTCAATTGCCCTAGTTGTAGTCGTATTAATACACCTGGAAGTAGTTTTTGTGCTACTTGTGGATCGGCTCTAATAGCAGGTGAACAAACAGTACCTATGCAATCTCGTGGTTCCTCTCCAAAACTAAGGCTTATTCAAGAAGGTGGTGGAGATGGCGAAGTTTATAAACTTGATACAGATGAAACTATTATTGGACGTAATAATGGGGATATACGCTTCCCCCACGATGGTTATATGTCTGGTCGTCACGCTCGCATTATTCATCGTGGAGATCGATTTGTTTTAGTAGATGAAAATTCTCGTAATGGAACTTTTAAGCGTATTGATGGAGAAGTAGAGCTTAAAGCAGGCGATATTATTTTAATTGGAAAGCAGCTATTTCGCTTTGAGTTATAA
- a CDS encoding protein phosphatase 2C domain-containing protein produces MDLSVLPEGITVYVYARTDVGMKRQGNEDSFLVADLSSGRLGLGPEVIEHQLGSQGSLMIVSDGLGGAAAGEVASAMAVQTVCTELMKSTKSVLSPSDRLKRATEQANEQIWACAQSDNSLRGMGATLTAAFVYGSSVYIAQVGDSRAYIVRGGRVKQVTEDQSWANAVKKAGLEIADVPNNVILQALGTQPKVHVEVTSVDLLNNDVLLMCSDGLSNKIKDLEMREIASSSKDLAENCRHLIELANKRGGEDNITVILARFIGKSLSLGLERDLSITSTFKIVAPLDFGESLDDNETMSFQAEGPDSNQSLDPMAMTQSALLDGIPTVSDLPKIPVIPNTANNLATTPLTSPSSKDENKGETTPFLSKEDNQKIGKKPSSPEKTAFRQADTKTDLPAVPVFDLSKEPPTVETKISSEPEVKIEFIPTPINEPKVSSSPVLETPSKNAKSDVVAIPLKPIENRIPPPIAPPKLAPPKLAPPKLEMPVLSTPGIGNTSKVDAVPLPIKAPQTPIVPPSLASSPSKTALQENKTPPVTTTKPSAPVVPVFAPPPLKAPVPTIPGSAPATKPMPPVMPPSGIIPPPLAPSLVGSPNIPADLQKKPDIVPPALSANLFAPPPPKTGLVTPPIAPPLDKPAMAKPMPPPATLPTTPLNLFGGDNTSPLAPLPALPEAPKPTVPKPLTPGGLFAPPPKASSPNAPKVDDFLENSLFTPADQPPAQLKGALPPLGKGQFPSVKQTGENSLENSLFSPSPKPGISLETGANPTGLIFAESFKEKLSTPTPKKLDDEPEPVMLETLSVAAPVEENKIPTNNSLFAPPAIVPPQNPFAPPASKADVKAPLSAPLFAPPIAKAPAPTSPISNPVAKTEAPVDTKNNKTGVEVLASLFSAPAPNKPTPTSNAPANIPPPPLVKSDIAKVDIGAKDSLKPAPPALVLPPSPKKADLAPVVPPSPLKPAMPPIAPPPKTVPPAPNMPPIAPPPLGTAKDEKNVKWATKEDLTPITPNKKEEPSDPKKPLFVPPPVQNKPVNLPPPPTQAVGAKPPVPGLAAPPPAKLDLPPAPKPAPSFPPTPSGSKTDTPFPPPSSGSAKADSFDEFKTNPPVNTERNFSEVTSGATKKGSQLNPKLIIALGGVIVVIVGIVVGIFMLSGKNTQVATNDPAKNTPITSPSPIETPVQQTPVATPSPVATASTKPVASPTPVQTEVVLPKDTPGLVKYALEEVSKTLERAQKELPDSNPGKEPQIKGLKAYRDQLTEYSAKNIATEEARSYAEIAINRVKSLRTQLDALPKSTGGRKR; encoded by the coding sequence GTGGATTTATCAGTTTTACCAGAAGGTATAACTGTTTATGTTTATGCCCGTACAGATGTTGGTATGAAAAGACAGGGCAACGAAGATAGCTTTTTGGTTGCTGATCTGTCTAGTGGGCGTTTGGGTCTTGGGCCTGAGGTTATAGAACATCAGCTTGGATCTCAAGGAAGCCTAATGATAGTGTCTGACGGTTTAGGCGGGGCCGCTGCTGGTGAAGTAGCCTCAGCTATGGCAGTTCAAACGGTCTGTACAGAATTAATGAAAAGTACTAAATCTGTACTCTCTCCTAGTGATCGCTTAAAACGTGCTACAGAACAAGCTAATGAACAAATTTGGGCATGCGCTCAGTCAGATAACTCTCTAAGGGGAATGGGCGCAACTCTTACGGCTGCCTTTGTTTATGGTTCTAGTGTTTATATTGCTCAAGTTGGTGACTCTCGTGCTTATATAGTAAGAGGTGGACGAGTTAAACAAGTAACAGAAGATCAATCCTGGGCTAATGCTGTTAAAAAAGCAGGACTTGAAATTGCTGATGTTCCAAATAATGTAATTTTACAGGCTCTAGGAACTCAACCTAAAGTTCATGTGGAAGTAACCAGTGTAGACTTACTAAATAATGATGTTTTGCTAATGTGTTCTGATGGTCTTTCTAACAAAATAAAAGACCTAGAAATGAGAGAAATCGCTAGTAGTAGCAAGGATTTAGCAGAAAATTGTCGCCACTTAATAGAATTAGCTAATAAACGGGGTGGGGAAGATAATATTACAGTTATTTTAGCCCGTTTTATTGGTAAAAGCTTGTCATTAGGTTTAGAGAGAGATTTAAGTATTACTTCTACTTTTAAGATTGTTGCACCATTAGACTTTGGTGAGTCATTAGATGACAATGAGACTATGAGTTTTCAGGCAGAAGGCCCAGATTCAAATCAAAGTCTTGATCCAATGGCAATGACACAAAGTGCTTTACTAGATGGTATTCCTACAGTTTCTGATCTACCAAAAATTCCAGTAATACCTAATACAGCAAATAATTTAGCTACAACACCCCTAACTAGTCCCTCAAGCAAAGATGAAAATAAAGGAGAGACTACCCCATTTTTATCAAAAGAGGACAACCAAAAAATAGGTAAAAAGCCTAGTTCACCTGAAAAAACTGCTTTTCGTCAAGCCGATACTAAAACAGATTTGCCTGCTGTACCTGTTTTTGATTTAAGTAAAGAACCACCTACTGTAGAAACAAAGATTAGTTCAGAACCAGAAGTTAAAATTGAATTTATACCTACACCAATTAATGAGCCTAAAGTTTCTAGCTCTCCAGTTTTAGAAACACCTAGTAAAAATGCTAAATCTGATGTTGTAGCAATACCACTTAAGCCTATTGAAAATAGAATACCACCTCCAATTGCACCACCTAAATTAGCACCACCTAAATTAGCACCACCTAAACTAGAGATGCCTGTATTAAGTACACCAGGAATAGGAAATACTTCTAAAGTTGATGCCGTACCATTGCCTATTAAAGCTCCACAAACTCCAATTGTGCCACCAAGTTTAGCAAGTTCACCTAGTAAGACTGCATTACAAGAAAATAAAACACCACCAGTTACTACAACCAAACCTTCAGCCCCGGTAGTTCCTGTTTTTGCACCACCACCACTAAAAGCACCAGTTCCAACAATACCAGGCTCTGCTCCTGCTACAAAACCAATGCCACCAGTTATGCCACCAAGCGGAATAATCCCACCTCCATTAGCTCCTTCATTAGTGGGAAGTCCAAATATTCCTGCTGATTTACAAAAGAAACCAGATATTGTGCCACCAGCACTATCAGCTAATTTATTTGCACCACCTCCACCTAAGACCGGTCTAGTAACACCCCCAATAGCACCTCCACTTGATAAGCCAGCAATGGCAAAACCTATGCCTCCACCAGCAACATTACCTACTACACCGCTTAATTTATTTGGAGGTGATAACACTAGTCCATTAGCTCCGCTTCCTGCGCTTCCTGAAGCACCTAAGCCTACAGTACCAAAACCTTTAACTCCAGGAGGATTATTTGCTCCTCCACCTAAGGCTTCTTCACCAAACGCGCCTAAAGTTGATGACTTTTTAGAAAATTCACTTTTTACACCAGCAGATCAACCACCTGCACAATTAAAAGGGGCATTACCCCCCTTAGGCAAAGGACAATTTCCATCTGTTAAACAGACAGGAGAAAATTCTTTAGAAAATTCTTTATTTTCTCCATCACCAAAACCAGGAATTTCTTTAGAAACAGGGGCAAACCCTACAGGGTTAATCTTTGCAGAAAGTTTTAAGGAAAAACTTTCTACCCCTACACCAAAAAAGCTAGATGATGAACCAGAGCCAGTAATGTTAGAAACACTTTCGGTTGCTGCTCCTGTAGAAGAAAATAAAATTCCAACAAATAACTCTTTATTTGCTCCTCCAGCAATTGTGCCACCACAAAATCCTTTTGCACCACCAGCATCAAAAGCAGATGTTAAAGCTCCTTTATCAGCACCATTATTTGCTCCTCCTATTGCTAAGGCACCTGCTCCCACTAGCCCAATATCAAATCCAGTTGCAAAAACAGAAGCTCCAGTAGATACAAAAAACAATAAAACTGGAGTAGAAGTTTTAGCTTCTTTATTTTCTGCACCAGCACCAAATAAACCAACACCAACGTCTAATGCACCAGCAAATATTCCACCACCTCCACTAGTTAAAAGTGATATTGCTAAAGTTGATATAGGAGCAAAAGATTCACTAAAACCAGCACCACCAGCTTTGGTTTTACCTCCATCTCCTAAAAAAGCAGATTTAGCTCCTGTAGTACCGCCATCTCCATTAAAGCCAGCAATGCCACCAATAGCACCACCTCCAAAAACTGTGCCTCCTGCTCCAAATATGCCACCAATAGCACCACCTCCATTAGGGACAGCTAAAGACGAAAAAAATGTTAAATGGGCAACAAAAGAAGATCTAACACCCATAACCCCAAATAAGAAAGAAGAGCCATCAGATCCGAAAAAACCTTTATTTGTACCGCCTCCAGTTCAAAATAAACCTGTTAATTTACCACCGCCTCCAACACAAGCGGTTGGGGCAAAACCACCTGTGCCTGGGCTAGCTGCACCACCCCCAGCTAAATTAGACTTGCCACCAGCACCTAAACCAGCACCTAGCTTTCCACCAACGCCATCAGGCTCTAAGACGGACACACCTTTTCCACCTCCATCAAGTGGAAGTGCTAAAGCTGATTCTTTTGATGAATTTAAGACTAATCCTCCAGTTAATACGGAAAGAAATTTTTCTGAAGTAACTAGTGGAGCAACTAAAAAGGGAAGCCAACTTAATCCTAAACTAATAATTGCATTAGGAGGAGTTATAGTTGTTATAGTTGGAATTGTAGTAGGAATATTTATGTTATCTGGAAAAAATACTCAGGTAGCAACTAATGACCCTGCAAAAAATACACCAATAACAAGTCCTTCACCTATAGAAACACCTGTTCAACAAACACCAGTAGCAACACCTTCACCAGTAGCAACAGCTAGCACAAAACCAGTTGCTAGCCCTACACCTGTACAAACAGAAGTTGTGTTACCAAAAGATACTCCTGGCTTAGTTAAATATGCACTAGAAGAAGTTAGTAAAACTCTAGAAAGAGCGCAAAAAGAACTTCCAGATTCTAACCCTGGTAAAGAACCGCAAATAAAAGGGTTAAAAGCTTATAGAGACCAATTAACAGAATATTCAGCTAAAAATATTGCTACAGAAGAAGCCCGTAGTTATGCAGAAATAGCCATTAATCGGGTTAAATCTCTACGAACACAACTAGATGCTTTACCAAAATCCACAGGTGGTAGAAAAAGATAG
- a CDS encoding D-alanine--D-alanine ligase, whose translation MSKLRVGVIFGGRSGEHEVSLRSAHSIIQALDKNKYEAIPIGITKSGNWLTANAALGLIPEAIMSNPKTESVALVGAPAYSGLVKLNGDNLAVGEKLDVIFPALHGTYGEDGTIQGLFELADIPYVGCGVLASSTGMDKVAMKNLFVANDLAVGKFSWFLRRNWEQNRQAILDKLDTELKFPMFVKPANLGSSVGISKAKNLLQLEQAIDLAIKYDRKIIVEANVNAREFEISVLGNDNPIASLPGEVIPGAEFYDYNDKYIDNKTQFEIPAKLSQEFVEEMQQLAIKAFQAIDGSGLARVDFFLDRDTNTLLLNEINTMPGFTSISMYPKLWEASGLNYPNLIDRLIELAIERHKEKSQIITTYDPNS comes from the coding sequence GTGTCTAAACTTAGAGTAGGAGTTATTTTTGGTGGTCGTTCAGGAGAACATGAAGTTTCATTGCGTTCTGCTCATTCTATAATTCAAGCTTTAGATAAAAATAAATATGAAGCAATTCCAATAGGAATTACTAAGTCAGGAAATTGGCTTACAGCTAATGCAGCCCTTGGTTTAATTCCTGAAGCAATAATGTCTAATCCCAAAACAGAATCCGTAGCCCTAGTTGGTGCGCCTGCTTACTCAGGGCTTGTTAAACTTAACGGTGATAATTTAGCCGTTGGAGAAAAATTAGATGTGATCTTTCCTGCTCTACACGGAACTTATGGCGAAGATGGCACAATCCAAGGGCTATTTGAACTTGCCGATATTCCTTATGTTGGTTGCGGGGTTTTAGCATCTTCTACAGGAATGGACAAAGTAGCAATGAAAAACTTGTTTGTTGCTAATGATTTAGCTGTAGGGAAATTTTCTTGGTTTTTGCGTCGTAATTGGGAGCAAAACCGACAAGCAATCTTAGATAAACTAGACACTGAGCTAAAATTTCCAATGTTTGTTAAACCTGCTAATTTAGGCTCTTCTGTAGGTATTTCAAAGGCTAAAAACCTTCTACAACTTGAACAAGCTATTGATCTAGCTATTAAATATGATAGAAAAATTATTGTTGAAGCTAACGTTAATGCTCGTGAGTTTGAAATTAGCGTTTTAGGTAATGATAACCCTATAGCTAGTTTGCCCGGTGAAGTAATACCAGGTGCAGAGTTTTATGACTACAATGACAAATATATTGATAACAAAACTCAATTTGAAATTCCTGCTAAACTTTCACAAGAATTTGTAGAAGAAATGCAGCAACTAGCAATTAAAGCTTTTCAAGCTATTGATGGGAGCGGACTTGCAAGAGTAGATTTTTTTTTAGATCGTGATACTAATACACTATTACTTAATGAAATAAATACAATGCCAGGCTTTACTTCTATTAGTATGTACCCTAAATTATGGGAAGCAAGCGGTTTAAACTACCCAAATCTAATTGATCGATTGATTGAACTAGCAATAGAAAGACACAAAGAAAAATCCCAAATTATAACTACTTATGATCCTAATAGTTAA